The following proteins are encoded in a genomic region of Mycobacterium sp. 155:
- the rpsO gene encoding 30S ribosomal protein S15 — MALTAEQKKEILGSYGLHETDTGSPEAQVALLTKRISDLTEHLKEHKHDHHSRRGLLLLVGRRRRLLKYVAQVDVERYRSLIERLGLRR; from the coding sequence AAAAGAAATCCTGGGCTCTTACGGCCTGCACGAGACCGACACCGGTTCGCCGGAGGCTCAGGTTGCGTTGCTGACCAAGCGGATCTCGGACCTGACCGAACACCTCAAGGAGCACAAGCACGACCACCACTCGCGGCGCGGACTGTTGCTGCTCGTGGGTCGGCGTCGCCGGCTGCTCAAGTACGTTGCGCAGGTTGACGTCGAGCGCTACCGCTCGCTGATCGAGCGCCTTGGGCTGCGTCGCTGA